A window from Salvia miltiorrhiza cultivar Shanhuang (shh) chromosome 2, IMPLAD_Smil_shh, whole genome shotgun sequence encodes these proteins:
- the LOC131008663 gene encoding glucose-6-phosphate 1-dehydrogenase, chloroplastic-like isoform X2, whose translation MEGSVDNPLAEEANFSDSAEGDSTLSITVVGASGDLAKKKIFPALFALYYEGWLPENFVIFGYSRTNMSDEELRNMISRTLTCRIDQRENCDDKMTQFLKRCFYHSGQYNSEEHFLELDCKLKEKEGGGLSNRLFYLSVPPNIFVDVARCVSTGASSTTGWTRVIVEKPFGRDSESSRELTRCLKQYLSEDQIFRIDHYLGKELVENLSVLRFSNLVFEPLWSRDYIRNVQFIFSEDFGTEGRGGYFDNYGIIRDIMQNHLLQILALFAMETPVSLDAEDIRNEKVKVLRSMKPLLLEDVVVGQYKGHSKGGKTYLGYTDDPTVPNNSVTPTFAAAALFINNARWDGVPFLMKAGKALHTRRAEIRVQFRHVPGNLYKHTFGTDLDLATNELVLRVQPDEAIYLKVNNKVPGLGMRLDRSDLNLLYKARYTREIPDAYERLLLDAIEGERRLFIRSDELDAAWALFTPLLRELEDRKIAPELYPYGSRGPVGAHYLAAKHNVRWGDLTGED comes from the exons ATGG AGGGTTCAGTTGACAATCCCCTTGCAGAAGAAGCCAATTTTTCTGATTCAGCAGAAGGGGATTCTACTCTAAGCATTACGGTTGTTGGTGCATCGGGCGATCTTGCAAAGAAGAAGATCTTTCCTGCTCTTTTTGCTCTCTATTATGAGGGTTGGCTTCCTGAG aattttgttatttttggttATTCTCGGACCAATATGAGTGATGAGGAGTTGAGAAACATGATCAGCAGAACCTTGACTTGCAGGATTGATCAGAG AGAAAACTGTGATGACAAAATGACACAGTTTCTAAAGAGATGCTTTTACCATTCAGGTCAATACAATTCGGAAGAACACTTCTTGGAATTGGATTGCAAACTGAAGGAAAAAGAG GGTGGTGGATTATCTAATAGGTTGTTTTATTTATCCGTTCCTCCGAACATATTCGTGGATGTGGCCCGTTGTGTTAGCACCGGAGCTTCTTCAACAACTGGATGGACAAGGGTGATTGTAGAAAAGCCATTTGGTCGGGACTCAGAGTCGTCTAGAGAGCTGACGAGATGTCTAAAACAGTATCTCTCCGAGGACCAAATATTCCG AATTGATCATTATTTGGGCAAGGAGTTGGTCGAAAACCTATCAGTGCTTCGTTTCTCGAATCTTGTCTTCGAGCCTCTTTGGTCGAGAGACTACATCCGCAATGTCCAGTTCATATTCTCAGAAGATTTCGGAACTGAAGGACGAGGAGG CTACTTCGACAATTATGGAATAATCCGAGATATTATGCAAAACCATCTGCTGCAAATATTAGCATTATTTGCAATGGAGACTCCTGTCAGCTTGGATGCTGAAGATATAAGAAACGAGAAG GTGAAAGTTCTGCGATCAATGAAGCCTTTGCTGCTTGAAGATGTGGTTGTTGGCCAGTACAAGGGGCACAGCAAGGGTGGTAAAACGTACCTAGGGTATACTGACGATCCTACCGTACCAAACAATAGCGTGACTCCTACATTTGCTGCTGCGGCCCTCTTCATCAATAATGCTCGTTGGGATGGTGTTCCGTTCCTCATGAAAGCAGGCAAAGCCCTCCACACAAGACG GGCTGAGATTAGAGTTCAGTTCAGGCACGTTCCCGGTAATCTGTATAAGCACACCTTTGGGACGGATTTGGATCTGGCCACGAACGAGCTAGTGCTTCGTGTGCAGCCAGACGAGGCCATATATTTGAAGGTCAATAACAAGGTTCCCGGCCTTGGAATGAGGCTAGACCGTAGTGACCTCAATCTTCTCTACAAAGCCAG GTACACAAGGGAGATACCGGATGCTTATGAGCGACTCCTTCTAGACGCAATAGAAGGCGAGCGGAGACTGTTCATCAGGAGCGACGAGTTAGATGCTGCGTGGGCTCTTTTCACGCCATTACTGAGGGAATTAGAAGACAGGAAGATCGCCCCAGAGCTCTACCCGTATGGAAGCAGGGGACCCGTGGGAGCACACTATCTTGCAGCTAAACACAACGTTCGTTGGGGAGATCTCACAGGTGAGGACTGA
- the LOC131008663 gene encoding glucose-6-phosphate 1-dehydrogenase, chloroplastic-like isoform X1, producing MAKLLSNPCCYSSSSTTFSCFHNESLCSSRNLAAVPISSHFSKWAPNNFTRIQLRSSNFELRSSNGYPLNAVSLQDEGSVDNPLAEEANFSDSAEGDSTLSITVVGASGDLAKKKIFPALFALYYEGWLPENFVIFGYSRTNMSDEELRNMISRTLTCRIDQRENCDDKMTQFLKRCFYHSGQYNSEEHFLELDCKLKEKEGGGLSNRLFYLSVPPNIFVDVARCVSTGASSTTGWTRVIVEKPFGRDSESSRELTRCLKQYLSEDQIFRIDHYLGKELVENLSVLRFSNLVFEPLWSRDYIRNVQFIFSEDFGTEGRGGYFDNYGIIRDIMQNHLLQILALFAMETPVSLDAEDIRNEKVKVLRSMKPLLLEDVVVGQYKGHSKGGKTYLGYTDDPTVPNNSVTPTFAAAALFINNARWDGVPFLMKAGKALHTRRAEIRVQFRHVPGNLYKHTFGTDLDLATNELVLRVQPDEAIYLKVNNKVPGLGMRLDRSDLNLLYKARYTREIPDAYERLLLDAIEGERRLFIRSDELDAAWALFTPLLRELEDRKIAPELYPYGSRGPVGAHYLAAKHNVRWGDLTGED from the exons ATGGCTAAATTATTGAGCAATCCTTGTTGTTATTCATCATCTTCAACCACATTTTCTTGTTTCCACAATGAGAGTTTGTGTAGTTCAAGAAATCTGGCGGCTGTACCAATTTCAAGCCATTTCTCAAAGTGGGCTCCCAACAATTTTACAAGAATTCAGCTAAGAAGCAGCAATTTTGAGCTGAGGTCATCGAATGGGTATCCTCTTAATGCTGTTTCTTTGCAAGATG AGGGTTCAGTTGACAATCCCCTTGCAGAAGAAGCCAATTTTTCTGATTCAGCAGAAGGGGATTCTACTCTAAGCATTACGGTTGTTGGTGCATCGGGCGATCTTGCAAAGAAGAAGATCTTTCCTGCTCTTTTTGCTCTCTATTATGAGGGTTGGCTTCCTGAG aattttgttatttttggttATTCTCGGACCAATATGAGTGATGAGGAGTTGAGAAACATGATCAGCAGAACCTTGACTTGCAGGATTGATCAGAG AGAAAACTGTGATGACAAAATGACACAGTTTCTAAAGAGATGCTTTTACCATTCAGGTCAATACAATTCGGAAGAACACTTCTTGGAATTGGATTGCAAACTGAAGGAAAAAGAG GGTGGTGGATTATCTAATAGGTTGTTTTATTTATCCGTTCCTCCGAACATATTCGTGGATGTGGCCCGTTGTGTTAGCACCGGAGCTTCTTCAACAACTGGATGGACAAGGGTGATTGTAGAAAAGCCATTTGGTCGGGACTCAGAGTCGTCTAGAGAGCTGACGAGATGTCTAAAACAGTATCTCTCCGAGGACCAAATATTCCG AATTGATCATTATTTGGGCAAGGAGTTGGTCGAAAACCTATCAGTGCTTCGTTTCTCGAATCTTGTCTTCGAGCCTCTTTGGTCGAGAGACTACATCCGCAATGTCCAGTTCATATTCTCAGAAGATTTCGGAACTGAAGGACGAGGAGG CTACTTCGACAATTATGGAATAATCCGAGATATTATGCAAAACCATCTGCTGCAAATATTAGCATTATTTGCAATGGAGACTCCTGTCAGCTTGGATGCTGAAGATATAAGAAACGAGAAG GTGAAAGTTCTGCGATCAATGAAGCCTTTGCTGCTTGAAGATGTGGTTGTTGGCCAGTACAAGGGGCACAGCAAGGGTGGTAAAACGTACCTAGGGTATACTGACGATCCTACCGTACCAAACAATAGCGTGACTCCTACATTTGCTGCTGCGGCCCTCTTCATCAATAATGCTCGTTGGGATGGTGTTCCGTTCCTCATGAAAGCAGGCAAAGCCCTCCACACAAGACG GGCTGAGATTAGAGTTCAGTTCAGGCACGTTCCCGGTAATCTGTATAAGCACACCTTTGGGACGGATTTGGATCTGGCCACGAACGAGCTAGTGCTTCGTGTGCAGCCAGACGAGGCCATATATTTGAAGGTCAATAACAAGGTTCCCGGCCTTGGAATGAGGCTAGACCGTAGTGACCTCAATCTTCTCTACAAAGCCAG GTACACAAGGGAGATACCGGATGCTTATGAGCGACTCCTTCTAGACGCAATAGAAGGCGAGCGGAGACTGTTCATCAGGAGCGACGAGTTAGATGCTGCGTGGGCTCTTTTCACGCCATTACTGAGGGAATTAGAAGACAGGAAGATCGCCCCAGAGCTCTACCCGTATGGAAGCAGGGGACCCGTGGGAGCACACTATCTTGCAGCTAAACACAACGTTCGTTGGGGAGATCTCACAGGTGAGGACTGA
- the LOC131008662 gene encoding probable pectinesterase/pectinesterase inhibitor 51, whose amino-acid sequence MQLRRPLKPPSHPILPSPTDTTNQKHSHKLKSMAALLSFALLSLLLFFTLSSAARHRKPYQTSAATNIVQELCKASRDPPSCRSSLPELPPDATVLQGIQSALQVSSKNLNTGRGMVQQILDASATNPNRSAAAKTCLELLRYADHRANLAGADALPRGRTKDARAWMSASLVYQYDCWSALKYVNDTSLVDKTMAFFYSSVIGSGSNALGMVASYDIFGDRTGLWGPPKTERDGLWEPGSASPRSGLTGGVPTGLKADATVCKGCDYESVQRAVDAAPNNAGPGSRFVIWIKAGVYEETVRVPLEKKNVVFLGDGMGKTVITGSMNVGQQGVSTYNSATVAVVGDGFMASGLTIQNTAGPDAHQAVAFRSDSDLSVVENCEFLGNQDTLYAHSLRQYYKSCRIQGNVDFIFGNSAAFFQDCLVLVAPRQLKPEKGENNAVTAQGRIDPAQSTGFVFQDCVINGTDAYMALYYSKPKVHKNFLGRPWKEYSRTVFIHCTFEALITPDGWMPWSGDFALKTLYYGEFENRGPGSDISKRVSWSSQIPAEHADVFSVGNFIQGNEWIPAFSP is encoded by the exons ATGCAGCTCCGACGTCCTTTAAAACCCCCTTCACACCCCATTCTCCCCTCCCCCACAGACACCACAAACCAAAAGCATTCCCACAAACTCAAATCCATGGCCGCTCTCCTCTCCTTCGCCCTCCTCTCCCTCCTCCTCTTCTTCACCCTCTCCTCCGCCGCCCGCCACCGCAAACCCTACCAGACCTCCGCCGCCACCAACATTGTCCAGGAGCTCTGCAAGGCCTCACGGGACCCTCCCAGCTGCCGATCATCGCTGCCCGAATTGCCGCCGGACGCCACGGTTTTGCAAGGGATCCAATCGGCTCTGCAGGTTTCCTCGAAGAATCTGAACACGGGTCGGGGGATGGTCCAGCAGATCCTGGACGCGTCCGCCACCAATCCCAACCGCTCCGCCGCCGCGAAAACCTGCCTCGAATTGCTGCGCTACGCGGATCACCGGGCGAATCTGGCGGGAGCCGACGCTCTGCCACGTGGAAGGACCAAGGACGCCCGTGCATGGATGAGCGCCTCGCTGGTCTATCAGTACGACTGCTGGTCGGCGCTCAAGTACGTGAACGACACCTCCCTCGTCGACAAAACCATGGCGTTTTTCTACTCCTCCGTGATCGGCTCCGGCAGCAATGCGCTGGGGATGGTGGCGAGTTATGATATTTTCGGGGATAGAACCGGGTTGTGGGGCCCGCCCAAGACCGAGCGGGACGGGCTCTGGGAACCCGGGTCCGCCTCGCCCAGGTCCGGCCTGACCGGAGGCGTGCCGACCGGGCTGAAGGCGGACGCTACGGTGTGCAAGGGGTGCGACTACGAGAGCGTGCAGCGGGCGGTGGATGCCGCCCCGAATAACGCCGGGCCGGGCAGCCGGTTCGTGATATGGATCAAGGCCGGAGTTTATGAGGAGACGGTTCGGGTGcccttggagaagaagaatgtGGTTTTTTTGGGGGATGGGATGGGCAAAACGGTCATTACAGGGTCCATGAACGTGGGCCAGCAGGGCGTGTCTACCTACAACTCCGCCACAGTCG CTGTTGTTGGTGATGGATTTATGGCCAGTGGTCTCACCATCCAGAACACAGCAGGCCCTGATGCTCATCAAGCAGTAGCGTTCCGGTCAGACAGCGATCTCTCCGTCGTGGAAAATTGTGAATTCCTTGGCAATCAAGACACCCTGTACGCACACAGCTTGCGCCAGTACTACAAGTCATGCCGCATCCAAGGCAATGTCGATTTCATATTCGGAAACTCCGCTGCATTCTTCCAAGACTGTCTCGTCCTGGTTGCCCCTCGCCAATTGAAACCAGAGAAGGGCGAGAACAATGCCGTGACAGCCCAAGGAAGGATAGATCCCGCTCAATCAACGGGTTTCGTCTTCCAAGATTGCGTGATCAACGGCACGGATGCGTACATGGCGCTGTATTACAGCAAGCCCAAGGTACACAAGAACTTCCTTGGTAGGCCATGGAAAGAGTATTCGAGGACTGTTTTCATCCATTGTACCTTCGAGGCTCTAATCACACCAGATGGTTGGATGCCTTGGAGTGGCGATTTCGCACTCAAGACCTTGTATTACGGTGAGTTTGAAAATCGAGGACCGGGATCGGATATATCGAAGCGAGTAAGCTGGAGCAGCCAGATTCCGGCCGAGCATGCTGATGTGTTTTCGGTGGGGAATTTCATCCAAGGCAATGAATGGATCCCTGCATTTTCGCCGTGA
- the LOC131008663 gene encoding glucose-6-phosphate 1-dehydrogenase, chloroplastic-like isoform X3 has product MAKLLSNPCCYSSSSTTFSCFHNESLCSSRNLAAVPISSHFSKWAPNNFTRIQLRSSNFELRSSNGYPLNAVSLQDEGSVDNPLAEEANFSDSAEGDSTLSITVVGASGDLAKKKIFPALFALYYEGWLPENFVIFGYSRTNMSDEELRNMISRTLTCRIDQRENCDDKMTQFLKRCFYHSGQYNSEEHFLELDCKLKEKEGGGLSNRLFYLSVPPNIFVDVARCVSTGASSTTGWTRVIVEKPFGRDSESSRELTRCLKQYLSEDQIFRIDHYLGKELVENLSVLRFSNLVFEPLWSRDYIRNVQFIFSEDFGTEGRGGYFDNYGIIRDIMQNHLLQILALFAMETPVSLDAEDIRNEKVKVLRSMKPLLLEDVVVGQYKGHSKGGKTYLGYTDDPTVPNNSVTPTFAAAALFINNARWDGVPFLMKAGKALHTRRCFSCLKSGLRLEFSSGTFPVICISTPLGRIWIWPRTS; this is encoded by the exons ATGGCTAAATTATTGAGCAATCCTTGTTGTTATTCATCATCTTCAACCACATTTTCTTGTTTCCACAATGAGAGTTTGTGTAGTTCAAGAAATCTGGCGGCTGTACCAATTTCAAGCCATTTCTCAAAGTGGGCTCCCAACAATTTTACAAGAATTCAGCTAAGAAGCAGCAATTTTGAGCTGAGGTCATCGAATGGGTATCCTCTTAATGCTGTTTCTTTGCAAGATG AGGGTTCAGTTGACAATCCCCTTGCAGAAGAAGCCAATTTTTCTGATTCAGCAGAAGGGGATTCTACTCTAAGCATTACGGTTGTTGGTGCATCGGGCGATCTTGCAAAGAAGAAGATCTTTCCTGCTCTTTTTGCTCTCTATTATGAGGGTTGGCTTCCTGAG aattttgttatttttggttATTCTCGGACCAATATGAGTGATGAGGAGTTGAGAAACATGATCAGCAGAACCTTGACTTGCAGGATTGATCAGAG AGAAAACTGTGATGACAAAATGACACAGTTTCTAAAGAGATGCTTTTACCATTCAGGTCAATACAATTCGGAAGAACACTTCTTGGAATTGGATTGCAAACTGAAGGAAAAAGAG GGTGGTGGATTATCTAATAGGTTGTTTTATTTATCCGTTCCTCCGAACATATTCGTGGATGTGGCCCGTTGTGTTAGCACCGGAGCTTCTTCAACAACTGGATGGACAAGGGTGATTGTAGAAAAGCCATTTGGTCGGGACTCAGAGTCGTCTAGAGAGCTGACGAGATGTCTAAAACAGTATCTCTCCGAGGACCAAATATTCCG AATTGATCATTATTTGGGCAAGGAGTTGGTCGAAAACCTATCAGTGCTTCGTTTCTCGAATCTTGTCTTCGAGCCTCTTTGGTCGAGAGACTACATCCGCAATGTCCAGTTCATATTCTCAGAAGATTTCGGAACTGAAGGACGAGGAGG CTACTTCGACAATTATGGAATAATCCGAGATATTATGCAAAACCATCTGCTGCAAATATTAGCATTATTTGCAATGGAGACTCCTGTCAGCTTGGATGCTGAAGATATAAGAAACGAGAAG GTGAAAGTTCTGCGATCAATGAAGCCTTTGCTGCTTGAAGATGTGGTTGTTGGCCAGTACAAGGGGCACAGCAAGGGTGGTAAAACGTACCTAGGGTATACTGACGATCCTACCGTACCAAACAATAGCGTGACTCCTACATTTGCTGCTGCGGCCCTCTTCATCAATAATGCTCGTTGGGATGGTGTTCCGTTCCTCATGAAAGCAGGCAAAGCCCTCCACACAAGACG ATGTTTCTCTTGTCTGAAATCAGGGCTGAGATTAGAGTTCAGTTCAGGCACGTTCCCGGTAATCTGTATAAGCACACCTTTGGGACGGATTTGGATCTGGCCACGAACGAGCTAG